The following is a genomic window from Sutcliffiella horikoshii.
TTGCCAAGCCTGCTTTAAGAACGGAAGCTTTGATCTCTTCTTTCAGGCGTTCTTGTACTTGTTCTACTATATTCATCTTGCCTGTTCCTCCTCGTAGTTGATTGTTATCAAGTATTGACCGGTTATTTGATCTTGAACCTTCAATTTATAGTCAAGCTGCAAACAGCCTCGCTTCTTATCTGGATCCTTCATCATGACCACTTTTTCGGTTTCCGTTTCGAACTCAAACCTTGCCCCACCACCCTGGTAGCTACCGTCTGTCGTTTCACCCGCACGGAAGGATTGCAGCATATTGATGTCACCTGAACGCTTCAGACGTACTTCTTTGTCCGTAATTTTATAAAAACAATCAACCTTCTCCTTGCCTTCGAGCTCTTCTGAGAAGACGATGTATTCTGATTCACCTTTTATGTAGTATTGACCATCTGCTCCAAACACAACAAATTCTCTGTCATTATCCGCATTAATTATTTCCGACTGGAACGTCACCTTTATCGGCTTCTTTAAGTGATTTTGATTGTCTGCCATCTGGCCCCACATCCTTTTATCTTTAACGCTTCCTGTTTCGCGTCGATTTTTCTATAACCTTCATAGTATAAAACAAGTAGGGTGTGTAGTTCAATAGAGGATGTTGGGAGGTTTGGGTAAATTGGTGGTTTTTTGTGGGAGTGGGGTTGATTGGGATTGGGAATTTAGGTTCTATTGGACGCTAGGGTGGTCTTTGATGGCAGTTCGGTAGAATAGAAGCGTTCTATTAGACAGTTTGTGTGAGTTTCCTTGGTCTTCGGGCGTATAGAACCGTTCTATTAGACTTTTCAGCAAGATTTCTTGAGCCTTCGGGCGTATAGAGGTCTTCTATTAGACTTTTCGTACAAGTTTCCTTGGCCTTCGGGCGTATAGAGACGTTCTATTAGACTTTTCAGCGGGATTCCCACTGCCTTCGGGCAAATAAAATCCATTTTTATACAAAAAAGCCCCGTCCCCCAAGCACTTTCACAAGTACTTAGAAAACAGAGCTACATTTTAATAGCTTATTTTACCCAACCTAAAATCATTTCACGGATTAGCTTGCTCGCTGTGTTGGCAGTCTGCTCAGAAGTGTCATAGATTGGTGCCACTTCTACAAGATCGGCCCCAACCACGTTCACATCGGAACCTGCGATGGCATGTATGGATGCAAGTAGCTCACGGGATGTGATGCCGCCACAATCTACTGTTCCTGTGCCTGGTGCATGTGCAGGGTCAAGGACGTCAATGTCGATTGTTACGTATACAGGACGGCCTGCAAGTGTCGGAAGGATTTCTTTTAACGGCTCAAGCACTTCGAATTTGGAGATGTGCATGCCGACTTCCTTCGCCCATTGGAACTCTTCCTTCATGCCGGAACGGATTCCGAATGAGTACACATTCGTCGGGCCTATCAGGTTTGCTGCTTTCTTAATCGGTGTGGAGTGGGAAAGCGGCTCGCCTTCGTAATCGTCACGAAGGTCTGTGTGTGCGTCCATGTGGATGATGGCAAGGTCCGGATACTTTTTGTACATTGCCTTGATGACAGGCCATGATACAAGATGCTCCCCACCCATACCAAGTGGGAATTTTTCCTTTTCTAAAAGTCCGTCAATGTATTCTTCAATTATTTCGATGCTTTTTTGCGGGTTACCGAATGGCAATGGGATGTCGCCTGCATCAAAGTATTTTACTTCTTCTAGCTCGCGGTCAAGATACGGGCTGTATTCTTCCAGTCCAATGGATACTTCGCGGATACGGGACGGGCCGAAGCGGGATCCTGGACGGTAGCTTACTGTCCAGTCCATTGGCATGCCATAAATTACTGCCTGGCTATCATCAAAGCTCGGGTGGCTTTTAATAAACACGTTGCCTGAATATGCTTCATCAAAACGCATGGGTGGTTTCCTCCTTGAATGAAGGGGTCTGACCACTTAGCGCTTTAAAGCGCTGAGGGTCAGACCCCTCTTTAGTTCTTTATCTCTTTACTTCACTAAATCCGCTACGAATTTAGGCAGGGCGAATGCTGCTTTGTGCAGTTCTTTTGTGTAGTATTTTGTGTCGATTTCGTGGAAGCGGTCTTCGCTTACTTCCAGTGGGTCGTGTTTTTTGGATCCGATTGTGAATGTCCACATGCCGCTTGGGTATGTTGGGATGTTTGCGATGTACAGGCGTGTAATCGGGAAGATTTCACGTACGTCGCGTTGTACATTTGTGATCAACTCAGGTGTGAACCATGGGTTGTCCGTTTGTGCTACGAATACGCCGTCTTCTTTTAACGCTTTGGAGATTCCTGCGTAGAAACCTTTTGTGAACAGGTTTACAGCTGGTCCAACGGGCTCCGTGGAGTCTACCATGATGACGTCATATACGTTTTCGCTTTCTGCAATGTGCATGAAGCCGTCGCCGACTTTTACTTCTACGCGCTCGTTTTCAAGTTCTCCTGCAATTTCAGGAAGGTACTTTTTAGAGTACTCGATTACTTTTCCGTCGATTTCAACAAGTGTCGCTTTTTTCACGCTTGGGTGCTTCAGGACTTCACGGATAACTCCGCCGTCTCCTCCGCCTACTACCAACACATTTTCAGGGTTAGGATGCGTGAACAATGGCACGTGTGCCACCATTTCGTGATAAACGAACTCGTCCTTTTGTGTTGTCATGACCATTCCGTCCAAAATAAGCATGTTGCCGAACTCTTCTGTTTCTACCATATCAAGCTTTTGGAATTCCGTCTGCTCTGTATGTAAAGTGCGTTTGATTTTCGCTGTGATTCCGAAGTTTTTTGTTTGATATTCTGTGTACCATAATTCCATTTTGTACAACATTCCCTTCTCACTTTAAATTTACTATCTATCTTGCGGCCATAAGCGTTAGTTTCTATCGTTAAATGCTCGTTTTTATCGTTCCCTATCGATGAAAAATGAAACATTGATTTCTCGGGATTTCTTGCTTCTGCGGCCAACGAACAACCACTTCCACTTTTCTAATCACCAAGAAAAAAGTATAGATGAATCTAGCAAAAATTCAAGTAAAAAATTTATTTTTCTGCAAATGTTTAAAAAGGTTCAAAGAATTTCATACTAGGAAATAAAACCATTTTTTATATAGGGAGATTTCTGTTCGTTAAAACGGTTGACTTACTTCCACAGCACTAAGAAAAAATTCATTAGATAGAGGTCATAGATAAAGGGGGTTTGAGAAAATGGAATTAATCACAAACGACCGGTTTCAACAGGTTATAAAATATATTCGTGCGATGTTTTTTATCGGAATCATCCTATCAATCTCTTTCTTTCTTTTAGTTGGCGGAGTGTGGATTTATGCGAAGTCCAAGGGTGCTCCCCCCCTTTCTGTCACGCAGTCATCGATTTTCTACAGCAAGGATGGTTCCATCATCGGGGAGGCTCATAGTGGCGAGAAGCGGTACTGGGTCGGCCTTGAGGATATCTCCCCTTATTTAGTTGATGCGACGGTGGCGGTGGAAGACAGACGTTTTTTCACCCATCACGGGTTTGATCCGAAGCGAATCGGTGGTGCCATCCTAGCCGACATCAAGGCCCGGGCAAAAGTGCAAGGAGCGAGTACCATTTCCCAGCAGTACGCGCGTAACCTTTTTCTTGTTCACGATAAAACGTGGAAACGAAAGTGGGATGAAGCTCTTTATACCATCAGGATCGAGGCTAATTACTCCAAGGAAGAGATTCTCGAAGGCTATTTGAATACGATCTACTATGGTCATGGCGCTTATGGAATTGAATCGGCGTCCTATTATTATTTTAACAAGCCAGCAAAAGACCTGACATTAGCGGAAGCCAGCATGCTTGCGGGCATTCCGAAAGGTCCGAGCGTCTTTTCGCCCTATACAGATAGCGACCGGGCACGCCAAAGGCAAGAGATTGTCCTCCATTCGATGGTGGAAAACGGCTCCCTTACCAAAAAAGAAGCGGATGAAGCGCTCGCTCAACCGCTGACATACGGAAACCGTGAGCATCTGCCGAAAGAGTTCATGGCGCCATATTTCCAAGATGCCGTACGGGCGGAGATCAGAAATGTTTTGGGTCTGCAGGAAGAGTTAGAAATGGGCGGGCTTCACATTTACACCACCCTGGATCCTACTCTCCAGGCCATTGCGGAAGAAGAAGTCGAGAAGACTTTTGATCCAGCATCTGATATGCAAGTCGGATTCGTCTCGATGGATCCGAAAACAGGACGAGTGCTTGCGCTTGTCGGTGGAAGAGATTATGAAGAAAGCTCATACAACCGGGTCACGCAGGCGGAAAGGCAGCCAGGTTCGACTTTTAAGCCGTTGTTATATTACCGTGCGCTTGAGCAGGGATTCACGCCATCCACCGGTTTCCGCAGTGAAGTGACCACCTTCCAAGTGGATAACGGACGGTCGACATACACGCCGCACAACTTCAACAACTACTATGCCAATGATGTATTGACGATGATGCAGGCCTTGCCATTATCCGATAACGTGTATGCGGTTAAAACACATCTGCTGCTTGGTGAAGAAGAATTGACCAAACAGGCTAAAAAGCTTGGTATTCATTCACAGATTGAAGATGTCCCTTCTCTTGCACTTGGCACGTCCCCTGTTCGAGTAATCGACATGGCCAATGCCTACAGTGTTTTTGCAAATGGAGGTAAAGAAGTGAAGCCTGTTTTTATTGAAAAAGTAGTGAACTATCGTGGAGAAGTTCTTTTTGAGCGGGAAAAAGAAACGAAGCAACTATTGGATCCTGATGTAACATTTGTCCTGAATCATATGATGACGGGAATGTTTGACCCGGCGTTAAACGGCTATATGGCCGTAACCGGGAATGCTATTCTCGACAAACTGACAAGGCCTTATGCCGGAAAGTCTGGATCCACCGAAACGGACAGCTGGATGATTGGATATACGCCGCAATTAGTGAGTGCAGTCTGGACAGGCTATGACCGGGATCAATCGATTACACTCTGGGCGGAAAAGCACTATGCGAAAAATTTATGGGCAGGATTCATGGAGCGCGCGCTCGACAATAAATCGGTTGTGGCATTTGCACCAACAGAAGGAGTTGTCGGGGTGCAGGTCAACCCGCAAAGCGGTCTTCTGGCCACAAGCGACTGCCCGGTCTCGAGGCTGAGCTATTATATTAAAGGAACCGAACCAACCGAATACTGCATGGCGCATCTAGAAGACGTAAAAGAGGAAGAAGCAATCCCTGAGGAACAGCCAAAAGAAGAAGAAAACAAAAAATGGTGGAAACGATTTGTTCCTTGGATGTGATGTTTATGTAACACCGCTGTTGATTTCCGCAAAACGGCTTCGCTTTCCGCGGGGCGACCTTGAGCCTCCTCACTTCGTTGCGGGGTCTCAACAATGTCGCTACTCCCCCGCAGGAGTCTTCGCCTTTTGCTCCAATCAACAGCTATGAGCCTCAAAGGACAAATAGTATCCTAAAAAAGTTAAAACCCCCGGGATGTCTCCCGGGGGTTTTAGGTGTCCTAGCTTTCCATGTGTTCTACACATGTGAGTTAATTTTACTTTTTTTGTCGTAATAACTCAAGTGGGTAGAGTCGAACATTCAAAAAAATGTCACATCTTTATTTTCGATAACCTCTTGACAAACTAGTTTGTTGCTAATTGTTTCTTGAGATCATCAGTTGCTCGTTCCCACATTCCGCTGTCAT
Proteins encoded in this region:
- a CDS encoding DUF1934 domain-containing protein, producing MADNQNHLKKPIKVTFQSEIINADNDREFVVFGADGQYYIKGESEYIVFSEELEGKEKVDCFYKITDKEVRLKRSGDINMLQSFRAGETTDGSYQGGGARFEFETETEKVVMMKDPDKKRGCLQLDYKLKVQDQITGQYLITINYEEEQAR
- the speB gene encoding agmatinase, producing MRFDEAYSGNVFIKSHPSFDDSQAVIYGMPMDWTVSYRPGSRFGPSRIREVSIGLEEYSPYLDRELEEVKYFDAGDIPLPFGNPQKSIEIIEEYIDGLLEKEKFPLGMGGEHLVSWPVIKAMYKKYPDLAIIHMDAHTDLRDDYEGEPLSHSTPIKKAANLIGPTNVYSFGIRSGMKEEFQWAKEVGMHISKFEVLEPLKEILPTLAGRPVYVTIDIDVLDPAHAPGTGTVDCGGITSRELLASIHAIAGSDVNVVGADLVEVAPIYDTSEQTANTASKLIREMILGWVK
- the speE gene encoding spermidine synthase, with the translated sequence MELWYTEYQTKNFGITAKIKRTLHTEQTEFQKLDMVETEEFGNMLILDGMVMTTQKDEFVYHEMVAHVPLFTHPNPENVLVVGGGDGGVIREVLKHPSVKKATLVEIDGKVIEYSKKYLPEIAGELENERVEVKVGDGFMHIAESENVYDVIMVDSTEPVGPAVNLFTKGFYAGISKALKEDGVFVAQTDNPWFTPELITNVQRDVREIFPITRLYIANIPTYPSGMWTFTIGSKKHDPLEVSEDRFHEIDTKYYTKELHKAAFALPKFVADLVK
- a CDS encoding transglycosylase domain-containing protein, producing the protein MELITNDRFQQVIKYIRAMFFIGIILSISFFLLVGGVWIYAKSKGAPPLSVTQSSIFYSKDGSIIGEAHSGEKRYWVGLEDISPYLVDATVAVEDRRFFTHHGFDPKRIGGAILADIKARAKVQGASTISQQYARNLFLVHDKTWKRKWDEALYTIRIEANYSKEEILEGYLNTIYYGHGAYGIESASYYYFNKPAKDLTLAEASMLAGIPKGPSVFSPYTDSDRARQRQEIVLHSMVENGSLTKKEADEALAQPLTYGNREHLPKEFMAPYFQDAVRAEIRNVLGLQEELEMGGLHIYTTLDPTLQAIAEEEVEKTFDPASDMQVGFVSMDPKTGRVLALVGGRDYEESSYNRVTQAERQPGSTFKPLLYYRALEQGFTPSTGFRSEVTTFQVDNGRSTYTPHNFNNYYANDVLTMMQALPLSDNVYAVKTHLLLGEEELTKQAKKLGIHSQIEDVPSLALGTSPVRVIDMANAYSVFANGGKEVKPVFIEKVVNYRGEVLFEREKETKQLLDPDVTFVLNHMMTGMFDPALNGYMAVTGNAILDKLTRPYAGKSGSTETDSWMIGYTPQLVSAVWTGYDRDQSITLWAEKHYAKNLWAGFMERALDNKSVVAFAPTEGVVGVQVNPQSGLLATSDCPVSRLSYYIKGTEPTEYCMAHLEDVKEEEAIPEEQPKEEENKKWWKRFVPWM